One genomic window of Pseudomonas chlororaphis subsp. piscium includes the following:
- the aqpZ gene encoding aquaporin Z, producing the protein MSLFKRSVTELLGTFWLVLGGCGSAVLAAAFPDVGIGLLGVALAFGLTVLTMAFAIGHISGCHLNPAVSVGLVVGGRFPLKELPAYVVAQVIGGVIAAALLYFIASGKPGFELASGLASNGYGEHSPGGYSLAAGFVSELVMTGMFVVIILGATDKRAPVGFAPIAIGLALTLIHLISIPVTNTSVNPARSTGPALIVGGWAIQQLWLFWLAPILGAVVGGGIYRWLGKEDS; encoded by the coding sequence ATGTCGCTGTTCAAACGTTCAGTCACTGAGTTGTTAGGTACCTTCTGGCTGGTATTGGGTGGTTGTGGCAGTGCCGTACTGGCGGCCGCGTTTCCGGATGTCGGGATCGGCCTGCTGGGCGTGGCGCTGGCCTTCGGTCTTACCGTCCTGACGATGGCCTTCGCCATCGGCCATATCTCCGGCTGTCATCTCAACCCCGCGGTGTCCGTCGGCCTGGTGGTCGGCGGGCGTTTTCCGCTCAAGGAACTGCCCGCCTATGTCGTCGCGCAAGTGATAGGCGGGGTGATCGCCGCGGCGCTGCTGTACTTCATCGCCAGCGGCAAGCCCGGTTTCGAGCTGGCCAGCGGGCTGGCCTCCAACGGCTATGGCGAACATTCGCCGGGGGGCTACTCACTGGCGGCGGGTTTTGTCAGCGAGCTGGTGATGACCGGGATGTTCGTGGTGATCATCCTCGGCGCCACCGATAAACGTGCGCCGGTGGGCTTCGCGCCGATCGCCATCGGCCTGGCGCTGACGCTGATCCACCTGATCTCGATTCCAGTGACCAACACCTCGGTCAACCCGGCGCGCAGCACCGGGCCGGCCTTGATCGTCGGTGGCTGGGCGATCCAGCAACTGTGGCTGTTCTGGCTGGCGCCGATTCTCGGCGCGGTGGTCGGCGGTGGCATCTATCGCTGGCTGGGCAAGGAAGACAGCTGA